The proteins below are encoded in one region of Micromonospora sp. DSM 45708:
- a CDS encoding NADH:flavin oxidoreductase/NADH oxidase, whose amino-acid sequence MSALFTPLALRDVTLPNRIALAPMCQYSAGPDGLPTDWHRVHLGSRAVGGAGLVLTEATAVVPEGRITPQDVGLWSGAHVDAWRPVTAFVTDQGAVPAVQLAHAGFKASTYRPWAERRGGVPDTEGGWTPVGPGTDPFVSDYRTPAALDEAGVAAVVDAFAVAAGRALDAGFAAVEIHAAHGYLLHEFLSPLTNRRTDGYGGDRAGRMRLTLEVARAVRAAVGESVPVLTRISATDWTDDGWTIEDSVVLAGELAAAGVDLVDASSGGAAAKAAVPVGPGYQVPLAARIRRDAGVPTGAVGLIVEPEQAEQIVAGGEADLVLLGRELLRDPYWPRRAAAKLGATPGWPDQYARAF is encoded by the coding sequence ATGAGCGCCCTGTTCACCCCGCTCGCCCTGCGCGACGTCACGCTGCCCAACCGGATCGCGCTGGCGCCGATGTGCCAGTACAGCGCCGGGCCCGACGGCCTGCCCACCGACTGGCACCGCGTCCACCTCGGCTCCCGGGCCGTCGGCGGGGCCGGGCTGGTGCTCACCGAGGCGACCGCCGTGGTGCCCGAGGGGCGGATCACCCCGCAGGACGTCGGGCTCTGGTCCGGTGCGCACGTCGACGCGTGGCGGCCGGTCACCGCGTTCGTCACCGACCAGGGCGCGGTCCCGGCCGTGCAGCTCGCGCACGCCGGGTTCAAGGCCTCGACGTACCGGCCGTGGGCGGAGCGGCGCGGCGGCGTGCCGGACACCGAGGGCGGCTGGACGCCGGTCGGCCCGGGCACCGACCCGTTCGTCAGCGACTACCGCACCCCGGCCGCGCTCGACGAGGCCGGGGTCGCGGCGGTGGTGGACGCGTTCGCGGTCGCCGCCGGGCGGGCGCTGGACGCCGGCTTCGCCGCGGTGGAGATCCACGCGGCGCACGGCTACCTGCTGCACGAGTTCCTCTCCCCGCTGACCAACCGCCGCACCGACGGCTACGGCGGCGACCGGGCCGGCCGGATGCGGCTCACCCTGGAGGTGGCCCGCGCGGTCCGCGCGGCGGTCGGCGAGTCGGTGCCGGTGCTGACCCGGATCTCCGCCACCGACTGGACCGACGACGGCTGGACGATCGAGGACAGCGTGGTGCTCGCCGGCGAGCTGGCGGCGGCCGGCGTGGACCTGGTCGACGCGTCCTCCGGCGGCGCGGCGGCGAAGGCGGCGGTGCCGGTCGGTCCCGGCTACCAGGTGCCGCTGGCCGCCCGGATCCGCCGCGACGCCGGCGTGCCGACCGGCGCGGTCGGCCTGATCGTCGAGCCCGAGCAGGCCGAGCAGATCGTCGCCGGCGGGGAGGCCGACCTGGTGCTGCTGGGCCGGGAACTGCTCCGCGACCCGTACTGGCCGCGTCGTGCCGCCGCGAAGCTGGGTGCCACCCCGGGCTGGCCCGACCAGTACGCCCGCGCCTTCTGA
- a CDS encoding ABC transporter ATP-binding protein/permease: MRLLRDLWATAPRRMTAVLLLIVLGAGGQAAASALAGPVLVHRSSGWFVALAVALVAAVVTDLLIGLIMARLTADWSADVRRRLCRVALGQELPALETTPVGELLDRIDNDVYQVAAEMRNTGVRLAQGIAVCVLATVSALVVWWPAGVGMVLLTMLLAVALRRPTARIAPARMAEEEAWSDLAAVMEEAVHGQDDVRTSLARPYVLRLYARRAAEVVARCGRVFRLSARVTSVAAGGVRAGVAGLVLAGAWALSTGRVDAARLTAIWLLAIAFGATVEHIARWVPHLQQAFGAWARVQLLAGARQEPVGGAAPADGDLSVRGLTFRYPAAGDERGPALRDVRLDFVRGRSYALVGRTGSGKSTLTKVLTRAVEVPRGTVFLGDADLVDLDVEELRRWIAVVPQRTEILAGTLAENVALHDPELLDAAERALAELGLAGWIAELPDGVHTRLGEGGHVLSAGQEQLVAFARILVRDPHVVILDEATARLDPVTENRVREATERLLTDRIGIVIAHRLSSVRRCDEVVVMADGAVLEAGPMRESARFAELLATSHAGAYAGSGARRGGVELLDAPGWADEAAPVVAPAPAPRRAGMPRAEPPPVPPAPPARTMREILRLGFNDPRYGLAAIGLFIVMTLLGLDGSVLPWLWAELVAGGDPWLPALGIAAALLLVLPLPYLTNLWFPQWWIRQMLRISARLVHGQTGARRVSGHTPAEVVAQGGDTDRVVQLADNLMDQFISLAIVLTMTLVTGSFVPALFFVGTMVVSGLAATLFGPRLERTAAGTVAARAAFATALVSALSAARTVKLAGATRPVLTHLAGLDAVRSERQRREIAMQVWARSTPAVVSGLLPIGAWALYLTGGLSAGATLVAVSTLGAARWFAWTTAALVSQYPSARVWTRRTVAMTGTANYSEPVPGLDLVAGTAPAPEPPPRHPLRRLELAGFGALHSDGTLAVRDVDLVVERGQLVLVVGPVGAGKSSLLRALAGIVHHVGALRWNGEPVTEPELFLRPNQVGYVGQLPRVLSGTVAENIALGHPVDAASAVSTAQLDHDLAAAGGGLGLLIGHKGTRLSGGQLQRLALARALAPRTELLVADDVSSALDVTTELALWAALREHGVTVVGSTAKRAALVRADHVVVLIDGAVADQGAWSDLESRWNHLAG, encoded by the coding sequence ATGCGCCTGCTCCGTGACCTGTGGGCCACCGCACCCCGGCGGATGACGGCCGTGCTGCTGCTGATCGTGCTGGGCGCCGGTGGCCAGGCCGCCGCCTCCGCGCTGGCCGGGCCGGTGCTGGTGCACCGGTCGTCCGGCTGGTTCGTCGCGCTGGCCGTCGCGCTTGTCGCCGCCGTCGTCACCGACCTGCTGATCGGGCTGATCATGGCCCGGCTCACCGCCGACTGGTCCGCCGACGTGCGTCGCCGGCTCTGCCGCGTCGCGCTCGGGCAGGAGCTGCCCGCCCTGGAGACCACGCCGGTCGGCGAGCTGCTCGACCGGATCGACAACGACGTCTACCAGGTCGCCGCCGAGATGCGGAACACCGGCGTACGGCTGGCGCAGGGCATCGCCGTCTGCGTGCTCGCCACCGTCAGCGCGCTCGTCGTCTGGTGGCCGGCCGGCGTCGGGATGGTGCTGCTCACCATGCTGCTCGCGGTCGCGCTGCGCCGGCCCACCGCCCGCATCGCGCCGGCCCGGATGGCCGAGGAGGAGGCCTGGTCCGACCTCGCGGCCGTGATGGAGGAGGCGGTGCACGGGCAGGACGACGTGCGCACCAGCCTGGCCCGGCCGTACGTGCTGCGGCTCTACGCCCGCCGCGCGGCCGAGGTGGTCGCGCGGTGCGGCCGGGTGTTCCGGCTCTCCGCCCGGGTCACCTCGGTGGCCGCCGGTGGCGTCCGGGCCGGCGTCGCCGGCCTGGTGCTGGCCGGCGCGTGGGCGCTGTCGACCGGGCGGGTCGACGCCGCCCGGCTCACCGCCATCTGGCTGCTCGCGATCGCGTTCGGCGCCACCGTCGAGCACATCGCCCGCTGGGTGCCGCACCTGCAACAGGCGTTCGGCGCGTGGGCCCGGGTGCAGCTGTTGGCCGGCGCGCGGCAGGAGCCGGTCGGCGGGGCCGCCCCGGCCGACGGCGACCTGAGCGTCCGCGGGCTCACCTTCCGCTACCCGGCCGCCGGTGACGAGCGCGGTCCGGCGTTGCGTGACGTGCGGCTCGACTTCGTCCGCGGGCGCTCGTACGCGCTGGTCGGGCGCACCGGCTCGGGCAAGTCGACGCTGACGAAGGTGCTCACCCGGGCCGTGGAGGTGCCCCGCGGCACCGTGTTCCTGGGCGACGCCGACCTGGTCGACCTGGACGTCGAGGAGCTGCGCCGGTGGATCGCCGTGGTGCCCCAGCGCACCGAGATCCTCGCCGGCACGCTCGCCGAGAACGTCGCGCTGCACGACCCGGAGCTGCTCGACGCCGCCGAACGGGCGCTGGCCGAGCTGGGCCTGGCCGGGTGGATCGCCGAGCTGCCCGACGGCGTGCACACCCGGCTCGGCGAGGGCGGGCACGTGCTCTCCGCCGGCCAGGAGCAACTTGTCGCGTTCGCCCGCATCCTGGTCCGGGACCCGCACGTGGTGATCCTCGACGAGGCCACCGCGCGACTCGACCCGGTCACCGAGAACCGGGTCCGCGAGGCCACCGAGCGGCTGCTCACCGACCGCATCGGCATCGTCATCGCGCACCGGCTCTCCTCGGTGCGCCGCTGCGACGAGGTGGTGGTGATGGCCGACGGCGCGGTGCTGGAGGCCGGCCCGATGCGCGAGTCCGCCCGCTTCGCCGAGCTGCTCGCCACCAGCCACGCCGGGGCGTACGCCGGCAGCGGCGCGCGGCGCGGCGGCGTGGAACTGCTCGACGCGCCCGGCTGGGCCGACGAGGCGGCCCCGGTCGTCGCGCCGGCCCCCGCGCCGCGCCGCGCCGGGATGCCGCGCGCCGAACCGCCGCCGGTGCCGCCCGCGCCGCCCGCCCGGACCATGCGGGAGATCCTCCGGCTGGGCTTCAACGATCCCCGCTACGGCCTGGCCGCGATCGGCCTGTTCATCGTGATGACGCTGCTCGGGCTGGACGGTTCGGTGCTGCCCTGGCTCTGGGCCGAGCTGGTCGCCGGCGGCGACCCGTGGCTGCCGGCGCTCGGCATCGCCGCCGCGCTGCTGCTGGTGCTGCCGCTGCCCTACCTCACCAACCTGTGGTTCCCGCAGTGGTGGATCCGGCAGATGCTGCGGATCAGCGCCCGGTTGGTGCACGGGCAGACCGGCGCGCGCCGGGTCAGCGGGCACACCCCGGCCGAGGTGGTCGCGCAGGGCGGCGACACGGACCGGGTGGTGCAACTCGCCGACAACCTGATGGACCAGTTCATCTCGCTGGCCATCGTGCTCACCATGACGCTGGTGACCGGCAGCTTCGTGCCGGCGCTGTTCTTCGTCGGCACGATGGTGGTCTCCGGGCTGGCCGCGACGCTGTTCGGTCCCCGGCTGGAACGCACCGCCGCCGGCACCGTCGCCGCCCGCGCCGCGTTCGCCACCGCGCTGGTTTCCGCGCTCTCCGCCGCCCGCACGGTGAAGCTGGCCGGCGCCACCCGGCCGGTGCTGACCCACCTCGCCGGGCTGGACGCGGTGCGCAGCGAGCGGCAGCGCCGGGAGATCGCCATGCAGGTGTGGGCCCGCTCCACCCCGGCGGTCGTCAGCGGGCTGCTGCCGATCGGGGCCTGGGCGCTCTACCTGACCGGCGGGCTCTCCGCCGGCGCCACCCTGGTCGCGGTCTCCACGCTCGGCGCGGCCCGCTGGTTCGCGTGGACCACCGCGGCGCTGGTCTCGCAGTACCCGTCGGCGCGGGTGTGGACGCGGCGGACCGTGGCGATGACCGGGACGGCCAACTACTCCGAACCGGTGCCGGGGCTCGATCTCGTCGCCGGCACCGCGCCCGCGCCGGAGCCGCCGCCCCGGCACCCGCTGCGCCGGCTGGAGCTGGCCGGCTTCGGCGCGCTGCACTCCGACGGCACACTCGCCGTCCGCGACGTCGACCTGGTGGTCGAACGCGGGCAACTGGTGCTGGTGGTCGGCCCGGTCGGCGCCGGCAAGTCGTCGCTGCTGCGCGCGCTCGCCGGGATCGTGCACCACGTCGGCGCGCTGCGGTGGAACGGCGAGCCGGTCACCGAGCCGGAGCTGTTCCTGCGCCCGAACCAGGTCGGCTACGTGGGCCAGCTTCCCCGGGTGCTCTCCGGCACGGTGGCCGAGAACATCGCGCTGGGCCACCCGGTCGACGCCGCGAGCGCGGTGTCGACCGCCCAGCTCGACCACGACCTGGCCGCCGCCGGAGGCGGGCTCGGGTTGCTCATCGGGCACAAGGGCACCCGGCTCTCCGGGGGGCAGCTCCAGCGGCTGGCGCTGGCCCGGGCGCTCGCTCCGCGTACCGAACTGCTGGTCGCCGACGACGTGTCGTCGGCGCTGGACGTGACCACGGAGCTGGCGCTCTGGGCGGCGCTGCGCGAGCACGGGGTGACCGTGGTCGGCTCGACCGCCAAGCGGGCCGCGCTGGTCCGCGCGGACCACGTGGTGGTGCTCATCGACGGTGCGGTCGCCGACCAGGGCGCCTGGTCGGATCTGGAATCCCGCTGGAACCACCTGGCCGGCTGA
- a CDS encoding TetR/AcrR family transcriptional regulator, producing MTDGRTRRREDTRQRLFVAAVDLIAEQGFSATTVDDIAARAGVAKGTVYYNFESKTVLFEELLRHGIGLLTAEFRAAVDGLPPREALAALVRAELDYIRRYRAFAQLLLSEMWRTNREWQQTLRLLRGEAIEVIAETVRAGVDSGDLPADLDVRTASSALFGVGLVVAVDWLVFQPDRPIADVQEALLGIVRRVART from the coding sequence GTGACGGACGGACGGACGCGCCGGCGGGAGGACACCCGCCAACGCCTCTTCGTGGCGGCGGTGGACCTGATCGCCGAGCAGGGCTTCTCGGCGACCACGGTGGACGACATCGCGGCCCGCGCCGGGGTGGCGAAGGGGACCGTCTACTACAACTTCGAGTCCAAGACGGTCCTCTTCGAGGAGTTGCTGCGGCACGGCATCGGCCTGCTCACCGCCGAGTTCCGGGCCGCGGTCGACGGGCTGCCGCCGCGCGAGGCGCTCGCCGCGCTGGTCCGCGCCGAGCTGGACTACATCCGCCGCTACCGGGCGTTCGCCCAGCTCCTGCTCTCCGAGATGTGGCGCACCAACCGGGAGTGGCAGCAGACGCTGCGGCTGCTGCGCGGCGAGGCGATCGAGGTGATCGCCGAGACGGTCCGGGCCGGGGTGGACAGCGGTGACCTCCCGGCCGACCTGGACGTGCGTACCGCCAGCTCGGCGCTGTTCGGCGTCGGGCTGGTGGTGGCCGTGGACTGGCTGGTGTTCCAGCCCGACCGGCCGATCGCCGACGTGCAGGAGGCGCTGCTCGGCATCGTCCGCCGGGTCGCCCGGACCTGA